From the genome of Etheostoma cragini isolate CJK2018 chromosome 23, CSU_Ecrag_1.0, whole genome shotgun sequence:
TGTACCCGTAGTGTACTTCACTTGTAGTGTACCTGTAGTGTACTACACCTGCAGTGTAACCGTACCCGTAGTGTACTACACCTGTAGTGTACCCGTAGTGTACTTCACCTGTAGTGTACCTGTAGTGTACTTCACCTGTAGTAGTGTACTACACCCGTAGTGTACTACACCTGTAGTGCACCCGTAGTGTACTTCACCTGTAGTGTACCCGTATTGTACTACACCTGTAGTAGTGTACTACACCCGTAGTGTACTACACCTGTAGTGTACCCGTAGTGTACTACACCTGTAGTAGTGTACTACACCCGTAGTGTACTACACCTGTAGTGTACCCGTAGTGTACTTCACCTGTAGTGTACCCGTAGTGTACTTCACCTGTAGTAGTTTAATACACCTGCAGTGTACTACACCTGCAGTGTACCCGTAGTGTACTACACCTGTAGTGTACTACACCTGTAGTGTACTGCACCTGTAGTGTACTTCACCTGTAGTGTTCCCGTAATGTATTACACCTGTAGTGTACCTGTAGTGTACTACACCTGTAGTGTACTGCACCTGTAGTGTACTTCACCTTTAGTGTTCCCGTAATGTATTACACCTGTAGTGTACCCGTAGTGTACTACACCTGTAGTGTACTGTACCCGTAGTGTACTAAATCTGTAGTGTTCCCATAATGTATTACACCTGTAGTGTACCCGTAGTTTACTACCACCTGCAGTGTACCCGTAGTGTACTACACCTGTAGTGTACTACACCTGCAGTGTACCGGTAGTGTACTACACCTGTAGTGTGCTACACCTGCAGTGTACCCGTAGTGTACTACACCTGCAGTGTACCCGTAGTGTACTACACCTGTAGTGTACCCGTAGTGTACTACACCTGTAGTGTACCTGTAGTGTACTACACCTGTAGTGTACCCGTAGTGTACTACACCTGTAGTGTACCTGTAGTCCAGGTTCTTTGATGCCTAATACCAACCTGttagtatttattcatatgAACTCACTTTAggattcatttaaataaataaactattattttgATCTCAGGAAGAAAGGGTTGATGATGTCATCTTGGTCCAGGGCCCCCTGGCAGGACCCGGGAGGTGAACCGGCCCCTcttcagctcccagtcctccagtcccacacacacacacacacacacacacagaaatccaGGTGGTCCAGCGCCCCCCGGTGGCTGCAGCCAGCTTCTGATCCGACTCCTCCGGTCCCCGTGAGGTCTGGTCCTCTGATCTGGTCTGACCCGGTACCAAAGGTTTCTCTATCACTAGTCTGGGTTTGGGTCCCGATCAGGTCCCCGATTCTGTTTTAGTCAAATTtataacatttggagaaaaaactattggtgaaagaactttaaaaaagtgtagaagaagagaaaaggtcAAAGAAAGGGAACAGATGtccaaaaagggacaaatagaAGAAAAGAAGCTTTGAATATTTGGGAAAACCCGAAAGGGACGAAAAGACGACGCTGATGAAGGTTCATTTAGATTCTTAGAGGGAAGACCTGCTCACCTGAGACCAGGTGGAGTCCCAGGTGCAACCGGCCCCGGTTCCTAAGCAACAGCTGACTACCTGACCAATAGCAACGCAGAAGTCGCCTCATGGAGGGTATTATGGGATGTGAGAATTCACGAATGAAAGGTCCAACCAGCCTGTTCCTGTCCTCGTCTCACGGTGGAGTCCACGTTAGAACCTCCAACCGGTGCGATCcagggccggggggggggggtacacgTAGACCAGGAGGGTCAGCCTGGACGCAGAGGGTCAGGGTTCGAATCCCGGTCTCCCCTCACTGTCAATATTCACTTCAACTTCATTTATAGATTCAAATAATAACAAGagttataaacacacacacacacacacacacacacacacacacacacacacacacacacacacacacacacacacacacacacacacacagagagaaagaacgACTGATCTCAGTGTTGAACATTTTGACTTTAATGTGAAATCAGagttttggacattttctttatgacaaaacaaacatggagaACATTTGTAGTTTCTGGGcttataacataaaaaaactacactTATGGCCGATATTCAGTGAAAAACATGGAGTCTGAATTTAAAGCTGATGTGTGTGAACAGCCtggtgacctctgacctctgcagCCTATTTGTGGCGGCTGCCCCGTCTCTTCATGGCCGCTGTGCACTGAGGACAGAACCACTTCCCCTTGGGGGCCTCGGTCAGACCCACACAGCCGTAGTGGAACCACTCGATGGGACACTggggacacacaacacacacattaatacacacacacgcacgcacagacacacacacacacacgcacacacacacacacacacacacacacacacacacacacacttagattAAACGTGAGACTTACATCTGTGTTGTCACACCCGACCATCTCTCCGTAAGaaacctgaaaaaaaagaagaaatattatcatcgttaaaaaaaaaaattggggcTAGTACCTGGTTACAGATGCAGTATCAAGGCTAGTACCTGGTTACAGATGCAGTATCAAGGCTAGTACCTGGTTACAGATGCAGTATCAAGGCTAGTACCTGGTTACAGATGCAGTATCGGGGCTCGTTGGGGTCGTAGGTCCAGTCCACCTGGCTGTTGGCCTCGGCCTCGGGCAGCGctgatgcatgctgggaaagtTCCTGGGCCAGGGCGGACGATGAAGagcaggaggacagagaggaggaggaggacgatgaAGACGACTGGTGGTTGGAAGACTTGATGCTGCTTCTGGAAAACAGGACCATCGATTCagataaaaactgtaaataccATCACTACATACAACGTAGTATAAGTACAGGTAACCCCCCCAGgctgggtgtctgtgtgtgtgagagagagtctttgtgtgtgtgtctgtgtgtgtgtgtgtgtgtcttacttgGACTTGCGTCCCCGGGAGTCGGAGGCGGCGGCGGCTGTGGGGGGGGTGAGGGTCTGGGTGAGGGTGTTGGCCAGGGCGGAGGAGGTGTAGCCCGGGTTGTCCCGGGTCAGAGAGAACTCTCGGCCCAGCTGGAAGTCGTTGTTCTTGATGGCTTCGTAGCTCGCCTTCAGACTGGACGTCCTGCGTCCCTCCTTCATCTGGAGGACAGCAGGGGACACATCAGCTGTCTTCACATGTCTCACTTTCACCGAATAACCCAAAACACCAACAGACTCAGGCTGTGatagtgactgtgtgtgtctgtctgtgtgtatacatacacgtctgtctgtctgtatgtctctgtgtttatatatgtctgtgtgtgtgtgtgtctgtctgtctgtgtgtgtacgtctgtctgtatgtctctgtgtgtttataaatgtatctgtgtgtgtgtctgtctgtgtgtatgtctctgtgtgtgtctgtctgtgtgtatatatgtctgtctgtctgtccctaaCCTGTGTGGtggcctggtgtgtgtgtgtgtgtgtgtgtgtgtgtgtttgtctctgtgtgtgtgtgtgtgtgtgNNNNNNNNNNNNNNNNNNNNNNNNNNNNNNNNNNNNNNNNNNNNNNNNNNNNNNNNNNNNNNNNNNNNNNNNNNNNNNNNNNNNNNNNNNNNNNNNNNNNcccacacacacacagacacacagacacccactcacacacacacacacacacacacgcagacccacacacacacacacagacagacacacacacacacacacacacacacgtgtgtgtgtatgtatctccCTTCCTTTACTCACCAGATCATAGATCTGATTGGCCAGCTGGACTTTCTCGTCTGCGTCTTCCAAAGCTTTGTAATAATCCTGaaacacagtttaaaataatacgcataaatataaataatataatataacatttaatatactatgctgtatttatAATGGCCCATTTTTAAATAGAGGTCAGTGACCCTGGTTTGGTTTTCAGGTCAAATCGactcttttcacatttttacaagaagacaTTTGGTCCAAGTTCCTGTTTTTgacctgaaatcagcgtcctgTCCTGAAATAAACAGTTCCCACGTTAGACTGGATGTGACTCTTATGTAGATTTATAACATGAATTATGAGCTGATGatgtttaacatgaattatGAGCTGATGATGTTAGACATGAATTATGAGCTGATGatgtttaacatgaattatGAGCTGATGATGTTAGACATGAATTATGAGCTGATGATGTTAGACATGAATTATGAGCTGATGATGTTTGACATGAATTATGAGCTGATGATGTTTGACATGAATTATGAGCTGATGATGTTTGACATGAATTATGAGCTGATGATGTTTGACATGAATTATGAGCTGATGatgtttaacatgaattatGAGCTGATGATGTTAGACATGAATTATGAGCTGATGATGTTAGACATGAATTATGAGCTGATGATGTTTGACTGTGCTAGTAGAGACGGACGTCCCCTGAACATTATGATATCTGTTATTAGTTTTCTCTCATAGATTAGGaactaaaatgttatttcagatttgtttttaaaacccaaaataagTGCCGGGTCAGTCCGACTCGAGGGACACGAGACGTCCCGGACGtggagacaacacgagggttagaAAGTGTCCCCACCTTCTTGATGACCTCCATCTGCTCCTCTCTCCACTCGGGCTTGTTCTTCTTGGCGTTGACGAAGAACTCGATCACCTTCTGCTCCAGCTGATCCGTGGCGTCTCCACgggacaaagacaaacaggaagtaAGCCGTCTCGCTCacttcacaaaataaaagtctaaattATACACAGGAACAGTTATGTCCTGATGACTGCGTGGACACAATAAAACTCTaagagaagagatggagacagacagaaagtaaGAGACGGACACTAGAGAGAAAAGGGACATCAAATTCNNNNNNNNNNNNNNNNNNNNNNNNNNNNNNNNNNNNNNNNNNNNNNNNNNNNNNNNNNNNNNNNNNNNNNNNNNNNNNNNNNNNNNNNNNNNNNNNNNNNCTCTGGCGTATcaccctctcattccccctgctctggtgtatcaccctctcattccccctgctctggcgttcccccctttggctcaaaactcaaatgcttaaaaaccaaaacgtagccGTGGAGACGGAGCCTCAGACtcgctgtgtttttattttggaaaatgatttttgttgttgttattattattattgttattattattattattattattaatattattattattttaagagaaaaatgaaagacaCAATCCGTGAAGCCGCTACgttcattcatgtttttctgatgtttatCTGAcgtttcattcatcattcatccCTGTCTcctccttttattttgaaaaacgaaGCTTATGATGCCAAAGAAGGAGTTTGAGTTGTTCAAGGTACTGTAGGCCCTGGTCCGGTACTGTAGGCCCTGGTCCGGTACTGTAGGCCCTGGTCCGGTACTGTAGGCCCTGGTCCGGTACTGTAGGCCCTGGTCCAGTACTGTAGGCCCTGGTCACGCGTGGTGTGTGTTCTTCATGTAAAGGAACAGTCTCACATTTTGGAACGGTTAGCTCCGATGCTAACTGATGCTAACTGATGCTAACTGATGCTAAAAAGCTCCTCTGTTTCTGCATATTATAATTTCCTCATTGAGATCAATCCAGAGCTTAAATTAAAGTATTCCTACATCTGTCCTGTAACCAACATATAACCTGTAAATCACAACGATAAGAAGTTGTTGGATGGTGGACTTTCTCTTTATTATGCAGCTAGGCTAGCAGTCTCCCTTGCTTCccttatgctaagctagctgcatactgtatgtcctgCATTAACAAACAGCTGTTATAACATCGCAGAAACAAGCTAGCAACAACTAGCATAATGAAAACTACAGCCCCAGTCCCCCTGCTGCTAGAGCtcgtgctaagctaggctacaTATGTCCAGGAACAGAACTTGTTAGCTACCAACAAATGagcacaattcaattcaattcaattcaattttatttatagtatcaattcataacaagagttatctcaagacactatacagatagaccacactccagaatttacaaggacccaacagttctagtagtttcctccagagcaagcaacagggccacagtggcgaggaaaaacttccttttaggcagaaacctcggtcagacccagacccagacccagacccagacccagacccaggctcatggtaggcggtgtctgacgaccggttggggttagaatgaagagcaCACACAACATAATGTAGAAGTGACccaacagctgttatatatattatttataacgCTGTTACATTATATAGTCTATATacattatgttatgttatgttatgttatgttatgttatgttatgttatgttatgttatgttatgttatgttatgttatgttatgttatgttatgttatgttatgttatgtttgaGGGTGTTTTACAcgctgtctcagctagcggttagccaaattagctgttagctaaactaaggttagctttccggtggaggttAACGGTAGCTACATCAACAATCAGCCTcgtacatcacacacacacacacacacacaggattatCCCTCTGAATGTCAGACTGTTCCtttcacagtttttaggctTTGAGTTCCATGTTTAGCAGAGTAATGGATCCGTGTAGACCACAATCTCAGGATCCGTGTAGACCACAATCTCAGTAGATGTTTGTAGATTTTGGTTGCAGTGAGTTTCTGCTCGTCTCACCTCCGCCATGTTTCATCTTAAATGTTTCATCTTTCATCTTTCatctttcatgtttcatgtttcatgtttcatgtttcatctttcatgtttcatgtttcatgtttcatctttcatctttcatgtttcatctttcatgtttcatgtttcatctttcatctttcatctttcatctttcatgtttcatgtttcatctttcatgtttcatctttcatgtttcatgtttcatctttcatctttcatctttcatctttcatgtttcatctttcatgtttcatgtttcatctttcatctttcatctttcatgtttcatctttcatctttcatgtttcatcttttatctttcatgtttcatggttttcatttttcatgtttttcattttcacgtTTTCAAGCAACTACTGGGAGAGTTGAACGAGGTAAACAACTTTAGACATTAATCTCAAAGGTCGTtctgcttttatatagaccttagtggtccctaatcctgtatctgaagtctctttatatagaccttagtggtccctaatactgtNNNNNNNNNNNNNNNNNNNNNNNNNNNNNNNNNNNNNNNNNNNNNNNNNNNNNNNNNNNNNNNNNNNNNNNNNNNNNNNNNNNNNNNNNNNNNNNNNNNNgtcccctaatactgtatctgaagtctcttttatatagaccttagtggtccctaatactggatctgaagtctcttttatctatctatccccCCATTCTCTCCTATACCTCTGCGTGTCCCCCTATCAGAAGCAGACTACCAGGACAGACTACATCCCCAGTAAGCCACTAGCGACTCCCATGCCGCCGGCAGCCACGTCCCCCCCCCTGGCCCCGTCCAGGCTCCCCACGCCGCCGCTGCCTCCGCCGGCCCCCGAGCCCGCCAGGCCGACCCCCGAACCCCCCAGGCCGGCCACCGGGGGGGGCAGCGTCAGCCGGCAGAACAGCACCACGTCCAGCGACGGCGTCGCCATGAGGGAGCACGGCAACCAGAGACCGCCGCCCGTCAACCGTGAGTCAACACCCCCCCAAATTAATCTCATTTCTACTCTTAATTGGTCCTCTTTGGGGAAATTACAAGaaaaatgttgctgtacaatGGTAAGTGTCCCAGAGACAGACGAGTGTCCCAGAGACAGATAGGTGTCCCCaagatagataagtgtcccaGAGACAGATAGGTGTCCCCAAGATAGATAGGTGTCCCAAGAGACAGATAGGTGACCCCAGAGACAGATAGGTGTCCCCAGAGACAGATAGGTGTCCCAGAGACAGATAAGTGTCCCAGAGACAGATAAGTGTCCCCAAGATAGATAGGTGTCCCCAGAGACAGATAAGTGTCCCCAAGATAGATAGGTGTCCCAAGAGACAGATAAGTGTCCCCAAGATAGATAGGTGTCCCCAAGATAGATAGGTGACCCCAGAGACAGATAGGTGTCCCCAGAGACAGATAGGTGTCCCCAAGATAGATAGGTGTCCCAGAGACAGATAGGTGTCCCCAAGATAGATAGGTGTCCCAGAGACAGATAGGTGTCCCCAGAGACAGATAGGTGTCCCCAGAGACAGATAGGTGTCCCCAGAGACAGATAAGTGGACAGAGACAGCAAACT
Proteins encoded in this window:
- the ing3 gene encoding inhibitor of growth protein 3, producing MNEPRRLTSCLSLSRGDATDQLEQKVIEFFVNAKKNKPEWREEQMEVIKKDYYKALEDADEKVQLANQIYDLVSKGREIHTHTHQATTQMKEGRRTSSLKASYEAIKNNDFQLGREFSLTRDNPGYTSSALANTLTQTLTPPTAAAASDSRGRKSKSSIKSSNHQSSSSSSSSSLSSCSSSSALAQELSQHASALPEAEANSQVDWTYDPNEPRYCICNQVSYGEMVGCDNTDCPIEWFHYGCVGLTEAPKGKWFCPQCTAAMKRRGSRHK